Within the Salvia hispanica cultivar TCC Black 2014 chromosome 4, UniMelb_Shisp_WGS_1.0, whole genome shotgun sequence genome, the region ATCATAAGCCATCGGAAGATTTACAGCGAATAAGACAAAATGCATACAAATGggtaaaacacaaaaataaatcagaaattcataaaaaatgcaattcaCTCAAATCACGTGAAATGAGGGGAGCCCCGTTTCAGATCAGACGCAGACAACAAAACAttatacatcaatttaaaTCGAGGAACCCCTAAATCACATTCACCATagaaaaaattacacaaaGACAAATCGAACACGCACAATTGGATGATACAAATCCAGGCAGAAAAAGGCAAAATCAATACTAGAAATAAATGAACAATTTACCTTCGGATCGAACGATTTGTTTCCTAGGAGGAGAATGTGTTTACGAGGGAATTCAGAATTCATACGATGACACAAAAAACGGGTAGCTCATTATATAGTCGTTGGGGATTCAGATCTGCACCTGACAAGACAAAAACACCCTTCCACACCCCCCTTGAGTGTTTGGAAAGTGACTTTTAtggaattttaagaaaaaatagtttgtaggaatatttgaaatagtcaaaataataaagtctCAAACTAAAAGTTTGATTAAACTATAAATGGGATGTAGGATTCTACCAGCAAGGCTATAAATAGACTATTGCAAATATTTCATCAATTATCCAATGACAGACTTACTTGCCGGGAGTGAAATTCATGGACATTTTGGGTGTGGCAAGATATTTGACATCGTGGAGAAATGTAGATGACCCTTCTCCTGGAGATTATCGTGAAGTACGAATGTCCAGCTCAGCTCAAGTCTGTGGCGATGACTCAAGCGGTCCAGCTCTGCTGAGAGCAACTAGCCGTTAGTCAAGATTGGCTCTCATTTGTGGCTTAACAAATAGAGCCATTAGAATTGGTTTGAGAGTTTGTTAGCAAGAGCAGTTATCTCATTCCATTCATTGTGTGATGTTGAGTTTATATACTAATCTGTATcccttttgatttattaatgcAATTCCTTTCTTTCTGAAAATTAAAGTGTTCTCTCTTAATTACTTGTTCTTAGTTCTTAGCTCTTAGCATCGATTCTCCGATATGACTTTAGATTAGCCAACCGTTAGTTACAATAAGGAAATACGAATTGGGGAAGTGGGGTGGAATGAGAAGATCATATCTGCTGAAGAGGCCTACCAAGGCTCAATTATCATTAGAGTAAGGATTACAGTCTCTACTGACCAATTTAGAGATTGCAAGTGTCATCACCCATCAAAATCATCCACCTTCGCTTAATTCCCAGTCTCCTCATCAAGATATGATGCTTCAGCCAGATCCTTTTCTATTCCCCTGTAACTCAAGCAATACGGGGAATCTAACACCATTATTGTCCTGGATTATAGGTCTACTCCTCACCCAAGGATAGAACAATTCTTAGCATTATGAATCCTAATCTAATGCGAGGTCAGCCTGGGACGGAGCCAAGAATTTATAGGGAAGGAGGCAAATTTATCTATAAAGAATATTTAAGCATTTAAGGAGGGGTATTTagtgtaaaattaaaagaaataaactttataatagaaatatatatatatatatatatatatatatataggtttgtgttaaaatgacaacccctcttaaaatgacaacgtgacaacgcttatacaaagcaatattataaacgttacacaaagcaatatccaacacgttagGACAAAGAATTTATAGATTGCCGTCTAACGTGTTTGGATATTGCTGctcaagaaaaattgctgtTCAAAGGCCAAAGATATTGTCGCTCGCCTTCtttttggcgtttttttttttttttttgccatgtGTCgccttattattcgtccacgtgtacaaacgATTGGCtagaatggtggtatggtgttattttaaggggtggtggcaccctaacatgcccctatatatatatatatatatatattgagttGAAAATATGAGttggggcaaatgcccctaAGCCCTTAATAGATCTGCCCTTGAGGCCAGCACGAACACACACCCTTTCGTTCCTGAATCGATCAATTAagctttaattataaattattttccaaaaaccTTCACTTTTCGACCTATAAAACTCTTCACTCCCTCTATTATggcataaaaaaaactcacacTTCTTGGAGAGACTAATTAAccatttctaaatttatttaatggtctaaaggaaaagaaatgttTGCAGTATTCAATTGCAAATTCAATAGCACCTCTTTTTAGTGATTATATTTGTCGATAAATAATAtgctacatattttatgtgagcACCACTCTAGTTTGATGCACGCTTAGGGTTgttcatttcaatttatatatttagtttgattctaatacattaaaaatattattgaaatttttaatatcacaaaattcataaaatcaaaGCTCGATTTATTCGTTTTATCTCTAATtctgaataaattaataaaataaaaaatcaagctttgacttttataaattttgtgaaattaatattttttaatgtattgaaatcaaactaaatatataaatcgaaACGAACAACACTAAATGTGCTGTAGCATATGAttacttattttatgttttactttAGATTTATTATATGAGTATCTTAATTACCGatcatgatttttttctattatagCAGGCCAAAAATCCAGTTATGTTTTAATCTGAACATAACGGTATTATAGATAATTAATCCTTCGctccaaaatcaaacaaaggAAATAGCCGTTACAAACAGAGCGCCCAAGTTCAACGTTATTTTCTACTCCCCATTTTCATTCACCAATGAATTGCCAATTTCACAGTGTAAATCCAGCATAAATCTTCTCTCTCATAAAACCTTAGTGATCCACAGATTCCCCTCTCTCTAAACTCAGTGTTTTGAGTAGTTGTCCGGTGAAGTGTATTTCCCCATGGATTCAAGTTCAAAATCCGGCGGCGCGGTTACTCCTGCGAAAGCAAAAACCGCCCGATCGAAGTTAAATGAATCCCTACGCCATTCTGAGAATGTAAATCCGAACGTTCCGATTCCTTCGCTGATGTTCTCGAATTCTCCATTGATCATCAAATCTGAAAAGAGCGCCAAGAAATCTGCTTTcggaaaccctaaccctaaccctaagcAGTTAATTCGAGAGAGGAAGTTCGTGATCGCGAAGAAGAGAGTGCGCAACCAAGAACAGAGTTCCCTGGGCGCTAACGCGGCGGATTGTGAGAAATGTAAGAAGGCGATTGGTAAATCCAAGTGCTTCTGTGTGGCGTATGAGAGTTTGCGCGCCTCTCACGAAGATTTTTTCAAGAACCGGGATGAAATCGAAGATGAGGACTTCGATTTAATGTCTCAGAAGGAAGGCGTAAAACTTGAAAGGAAATTGGAGGGACATGGTTCTTTATCTGAAATTAATGAGGAAAACAAGACCGATGCCAATGAGTTCACAGAAAATGATGATACGGGTGTGAAGAGGAGTAGGGATAGGTTGTTGGATTCAGCAAGAGTGCAAGAAAGGACGCCAGGATCTGGCAGGGTGATGAATTTGGTGAAGGAATTTGAGAAGCTTTCGATGTTCAAATTGGGGAGTTCAGGGGAAAATGATGTTGAGGAGGTGGAGAATGATAAAGTTGGTGAAGAATTGCCGTCGGATGGACTGGAGCAACGACCTACGGCTCCAGAGGCACA harbors:
- the LOC125224195 gene encoding uncharacterized protein LOC125224195 produces the protein MDSSSKSGGAVTPAKAKTARSKLNESLRHSENVNPNVPIPSLMFSNSPLIIKSEKSAKKSAFGNPNPNPKQLIRERKFVIAKKRVRNQEQSSLGANAADCEKCKKAIGKSKCFCVAYESLRASHEDFFKNRDEIEDEDFDLMSQKEGVKLERKLEGHGSLSEINEENKTDANEFTENDDTGVKRSRDRLLDSARVQERTPGSGRVMNLVKEFEKLSMFKLGSSGENDVEEVENDKVGEELPSDGLEQRPTAPEAQVSSSSFCPSNFYLTSESLGLDLRRSYSLDNKDGRFLCSSISTITSAGAQKNRRSSTESAADRARRLWKRKQRKVTSQKPFILRTEERGRCKEEEFMKKLQQMIEEEKKMRVPIAQRLPWTTDEPECVVKPPVKEITRPVDLVLHSDVRAVDRS